A single window of Streptomyces sp. NBC_00464 DNA harbors:
- the aceB gene encoding malate synthase A: MSAPAPSSLAIVDAEPLPRQDEVLTPAALAFVAELHRRFTPRRNELLARRGERRAEIARTSTLDFLPETAAIRADDSWKVAPAPAALNDRRVEITGPTDRKMTINALNSGAKVWLADFEDASAPTWENVVTGQLNLMDAYNRAIDFTDPKSGKSYALKPAAELATVVTRPRGWHLDERHLQLDGAPVPGALVDFGLYFFHNAQRLIDLGKGPYFYLPKTESHLEARLWNDIFVFAQDYVGIPQGTVRATVLIETITAAYEMEEILYELRDHASGLNAGRWDYLFSIVKNFRDGGSKFVLPDRNAVTMTAPFMRAYTELLVRTCHKRGAHAIGGMAAFIPSRRDAEVNKVAFEKVKADKDREAGDGFDGSWVAHPDLVPIAMASFDAVLGEKPNQKERLREDVSVAAGDLIAIDTLHAKPTYDGLRNAVAVGIRYIEAWLRGMGAVAIFNLMEDAATAEISRSQIWQWINADVVFENGEHATAELARKVAAEELTAIRAEIGDEAFTSGKWQQAHDLLLQVSLDQDYADFLTLPAYEQLR, from the coding sequence ATGTCCGCACCAGCGCCGTCCTCGCTGGCCATCGTCGATGCCGAGCCCCTGCCCCGGCAGGACGAGGTCCTCACCCCCGCGGCCCTCGCGTTCGTGGCCGAGCTGCACCGCCGGTTCACGCCCCGGCGTAACGAGCTGCTCGCCCGGCGCGGTGAGCGCCGCGCCGAGATCGCCCGCACCTCCACGCTGGACTTCCTGCCGGAGACCGCCGCGATCCGCGCGGACGACTCCTGGAAGGTCGCACCGGCGCCGGCGGCGCTGAACGACCGCCGGGTCGAGATCACCGGTCCGACCGACCGCAAGATGACCATCAACGCCCTGAACTCGGGCGCGAAGGTCTGGCTCGCCGACTTCGAGGACGCCTCCGCCCCGACGTGGGAGAACGTCGTCACCGGCCAGCTCAACCTGATGGACGCGTACAACCGCGCCATCGACTTCACCGACCCGAAGTCCGGCAAGTCGTACGCACTGAAGCCCGCCGCCGAGCTCGCGACCGTCGTCACCCGCCCCCGCGGCTGGCACCTGGACGAGCGCCACCTCCAGCTCGACGGCGCCCCCGTGCCCGGCGCGCTGGTCGACTTCGGCCTCTACTTCTTCCACAACGCACAGCGCCTGATCGACCTCGGCAAGGGCCCCTACTTCTACCTCCCCAAGACGGAGTCGCACCTGGAGGCCCGCCTCTGGAACGACATCTTCGTCTTCGCCCAGGACTACGTGGGCATCCCGCAGGGCACCGTCCGCGCCACGGTCCTGATCGAGACGATCACCGCCGCGTACGAGATGGAGGAGATCCTCTACGAGCTCCGCGACCACGCCTCCGGGCTGAACGCGGGCCGCTGGGACTACCTCTTCTCCATCGTCAAGAACTTCCGTGACGGCGGCTCCAAGTTCGTCCTCCCGGACCGCAACGCGGTGACGATGACCGCCCCGTTCATGCGGGCGTACACCGAACTCCTCGTCCGCACCTGCCACAAGCGTGGCGCCCACGCGATCGGCGGCATGGCGGCCTTCATCCCGTCACGCCGGGACGCCGAGGTCAACAAGGTCGCGTTCGAGAAGGTCAAGGCCGACAAGGACCGCGAGGCCGGCGACGGCTTCGACGGCTCCTGGGTCGCCCACCCCGACCTGGTCCCGATCGCCATGGCGTCCTTCGACGCGGTCCTCGGCGAGAAGCCGAACCAGAAGGAGCGCCTGCGCGAGGACGTCTCGGTGGCGGCGGGCGACCTGATCGCCATCGACACCCTGCACGCCAAGCCCACGTACGACGGTCTGCGCAACGCGGTCGCGGTCGGCATCCGCTACATCGAGGCGTGGCTGCGCGGCATGGGCGCGGTCGCCATCTTCAACCTGATGGAGGACGCGGCCACGGCCGAGATCTCGCGCTCGCAGATCTGGCAGTGGATCAACGCGGACGTGGTCTTCGAGAACGGCGAGCACGCCACGGCGGAGCTGGCCCGCAAGGTCGCGGCCGAGGAACTGACCGCAATCCGCGCCGAGATCGGCGACGAGGCCTTCACGTCCGGCAAGTGGCAGCAGGCCCACGACCTCCTGCTCCAGGTCTCCCTGGACCAGGACTACGCGGACTTCCTGACGCTGCCGGCGTACGAGCAGCTGCGCTGA
- the eno gene encoding phosphopyruvate hydratase: MVSTAVESTVIQSVTARRVIDSRGNPTVEADVLLADGSLGRAAVPSGASTGAREAVELRDGDPRRWHGKGVDRAVAHVNGDIAAAVTGRDADDQAGLDAALVALDGTADKSRLGANALLGVSLATAKAAAAAHRRPLYRYLGGVDARLLPLPMMNIVNGGAHADNPLDFQEFMIAPVGAESFAEAVRMGSEVFHTLRRDLLSAGHATGVGDEGGFAPALRTAEEALDFVMAAIDRTGYRPGTDIGLVMDPASSEFFRDGTYVYAGEGVRRTPSEHAAYLTKLIDAYPIVSIEDPMAEDDLDGWRELTAGVGDRCQLTGDDVFCTDEALLREGIRTGVGNSVLVKVNQIGTLTEALATVATAQRAGWTVVMSHRSGETEDTTIADLAVATGCGQIKTGSLSRSDRTAKYNQLIRIEEELGASARYAGGAILRRS, encoded by the coding sequence ATGGTTTCCACGGCAGTCGAGTCCACCGTCATCCAGTCCGTCACCGCCCGCCGGGTCATCGACAGCCGGGGGAACCCCACGGTCGAGGCGGATGTCCTCCTCGCCGACGGGTCCTTGGGCCGCGCCGCTGTCCCGTCCGGCGCATCGACCGGTGCACGGGAAGCCGTGGAGCTGCGTGACGGGGACCCCCGGCGCTGGCACGGCAAGGGCGTCGACCGCGCGGTCGCTCACGTCAACGGCGATATCGCGGCAGCGGTCACCGGGCGCGACGCCGACGACCAGGCGGGCCTCGATGCCGCACTCGTCGCACTCGACGGCACGGCGGACAAGTCCCGCCTCGGCGCCAACGCGCTGCTCGGCGTCTCCCTCGCCACCGCCAAGGCCGCCGCTGCGGCCCACCGCCGGCCTCTCTACCGCTACCTCGGCGGCGTCGACGCCCGCCTGCTCCCGCTGCCGATGATGAACATCGTCAACGGTGGCGCCCACGCCGACAATCCGTTGGACTTCCAGGAGTTCATGATCGCTCCGGTGGGTGCGGAGAGCTTCGCGGAGGCCGTCCGCATGGGTTCCGAGGTCTTCCACACGCTCCGCCGCGACCTGCTGTCCGCCGGACACGCCACGGGCGTCGGCGACGAGGGCGGTTTCGCTCCCGCGCTGCGCACCGCGGAGGAGGCGCTCGACTTCGTCATGGCGGCCATCGACCGCACCGGATACCGGCCCGGCACGGACATCGGGCTGGTGATGGATCCCGCGTCGTCGGAGTTCTTCCGGGACGGTACGTACGTGTACGCGGGCGAGGGCGTGCGCCGCACGCCGTCCGAGCACGCCGCCTACCTGACCAAGCTCATCGACGCCTACCCGATCGTCTCCATCGAGGACCCGATGGCCGAGGACGACCTGGACGGCTGGCGGGAGCTGACCGCCGGTGTCGGGGACCGCTGCCAGCTCACCGGTGACGACGTGTTCTGCACCGACGAGGCCCTGCTGCGCGAGGGGATCCGTACCGGCGTCGGCAACTCGGTCCTGGTCAAGGTCAACCAGATCGGCACCCTGACCGAGGCCCTCGCCACGGTCGCCACCGCGCAGCGCGCGGGCTGGACCGTCGTCATGTCGCACCGTTCCGGCGAGACGGAGGACACCACGATCGCGGATCTGGCGGTCGCGACGGGCTGCGGCCAGATCAAGACCGGATCGCTGTCCCGGTCCGACCGTACGGCGAAGTACAACCAGCTCATCCGGATCGAGGAGGAGCTGGGCGCATCGGCGCGGTACGCGGGCGGGGCGATCCTGCGCCGTTCCTGA
- a CDS encoding MarR family winged helix-turn-helix transcriptional regulator — protein sequence MPTPDPAAVATELRNAMGKLTRRVKHEDHIPHGQVSVLGTLDREGAMTTSDLAADQRVRPQSMARAVGLLMEQGLIVRRAHPTDGRKTLVELSPAGHAALDAERGRRAGWLAQAIEGELTGEEREVLAHSAALMERLAGR from the coding sequence ATGCCCACCCCCGACCCCGCCGCCGTCGCCACCGAACTGCGTAACGCGATGGGCAAACTCACTCGGCGCGTGAAGCACGAGGACCACATCCCGCACGGTCAGGTCTCCGTGCTCGGCACCCTTGACCGTGAAGGGGCCATGACCACCAGCGATCTCGCCGCGGATCAGCGGGTACGGCCCCAGTCCATGGCCCGGGCGGTCGGGTTGCTCATGGAACAGGGGCTGATCGTCCGCCGGGCGCATCCCACGGACGGCCGCAAGACCCTGGTCGAGCTCTCCCCCGCCGGACACGCCGCACTCGATGCCGAGCGCGGGCGCAGGGCCGGGTGGCTGGCCCAGGCCATCGAGGGCGAGCTCACCGGCGAGGAGCGGGAGGTGCTGGCGCACAGCGCCGCCCTGATGGAGCGGCTCGCCGGGCGCTGA
- a CDS encoding glycosyl hydrolase family 18 protein, translated as MFEHMPLRRRTATALLAVLALLLALLSLQTGPAHAAGKLTATFTSADNGPWWKGTYVLRNDTDTAVTGWSLEFDLPAGVAISSSYNGTVTTRGSHITAVNAHYNGTVAAHATTEPYSFWFVATGPITAPTGCRINGDKCDGSADAPPGAPGGLKRTDVTARTASLSWTAAAAGDFPVASYDILAGGKVVGSATATTSATVTGLTPATPYSFTVRAKDTRGNTSAESAPLAVTTVDPATDTSPPTAPGALHATATDSSSVTLAWTAATDNQRVAAYDIYRGSTLATTVSGSTATATIGGLSPSTSYTFTVKARDAADNASPASNTLTVKTDDIVGAGNYAKVGYFVQWGIYGRQYFVKNLHDSGAAGKLDIVNYAFANIDPNNLTCLNGVTKGTTADPQDPEQGTGAGDADADYARPFSAAQSVDGVADDGWGKLRGNFNQLKKLKQLHPNLKIVVSLGGWTYSKYFSDVAATDAARKKFVSSCIDMYIKGNLPEYGGAGGPGTAAGIFDGFDIDWEWPGTGTGHPGNHYSPNDKGNLTLLLAEFRKQLDALGGGHRLLTAFTPADPQKIGEGWDLGKVFDSLDVANVQGYDFHGSGSDNSWEPNRTGHQANLYTDDQDPYDFHFSADAAIKAYTDAGVEPRKLTLGIPFYGRGWQNVTDGGAAGEWQPATGAAPGQFAEEAGTRGYSNLIGAYPTMTVHHDEQSVSTYGYTGNQWWSFDDTWSIGKKAAYVKDKGLLGVMVWEMSGDTPQGTLLNALDTGLK; from the coding sequence ATGTTCGAGCACATGCCCCTCAGACGGAGGACGGCGACCGCACTGCTCGCCGTCCTCGCCCTCCTCCTCGCCCTCCTGTCCCTCCAGACCGGCCCCGCGCACGCGGCGGGCAAGCTCACGGCGACCTTCACCTCGGCCGACAACGGGCCGTGGTGGAAGGGGACCTATGTCCTGCGCAACGACACCGACACGGCCGTCACCGGCTGGAGCCTCGAATTCGACCTGCCTGCCGGGGTCGCGATCAGTTCCTCGTACAACGGCACCGTCACCACCCGGGGCAGCCACATCACCGCGGTCAACGCCCACTACAACGGCACGGTCGCCGCGCACGCCACCACCGAGCCCTACAGCTTCTGGTTCGTCGCCACCGGCCCGATCACCGCACCGACCGGCTGCCGGATCAACGGCGACAAGTGCGACGGGTCCGCCGACGCGCCGCCCGGCGCGCCCGGCGGGCTCAAGCGGACCGATGTGACCGCCCGCACCGCCTCGCTGTCCTGGACGGCCGCCGCCGCGGGCGACTTCCCCGTGGCCTCGTACGACATCCTGGCCGGCGGCAAGGTGGTCGGCTCCGCCACCGCGACGACCTCCGCCACCGTCACCGGTCTGACCCCCGCCACCCCCTACTCCTTCACCGTCCGGGCCAAGGACACCCGCGGGAACACCTCCGCCGAGAGTGCCCCGCTGGCCGTCACCACCGTCGACCCGGCCACCGACACCTCGCCTCCGACGGCCCCCGGTGCCCTGCACGCCACCGCGACCGACTCCTCGTCCGTCACGCTGGCCTGGACCGCCGCGACGGACAACCAACGGGTCGCCGCATATGACATCTACCGCGGCTCCACCCTGGCCACGACGGTCTCCGGCAGCACGGCCACCGCCACCATCGGCGGTCTGTCTCCCTCGACCTCGTACACCTTCACGGTCAAGGCCCGTGACGCGGCCGACAACGCCTCGCCCGCGAGCAACACCCTCACCGTGAAGACCGACGACATCGTCGGCGCGGGCAACTACGCCAAGGTCGGCTACTTCGTCCAGTGGGGGATCTACGGGCGCCAGTACTTCGTCAAGAACCTCCACGACTCCGGCGCCGCCGGGAAGCTCGACATCGTCAACTACGCCTTCGCCAACATCGACCCCAACAACCTCACCTGCCTGAACGGCGTCACCAAGGGCACCACCGCCGACCCCCAGGACCCCGAGCAGGGCACCGGCGCCGGTGACGCGGACGCCGACTACGCCCGCCCGTTCAGCGCCGCCCAGTCCGTGGACGGGGTCGCGGACGACGGCTGGGGCAAACTGCGCGGCAACTTCAACCAGTTGAAGAAGCTGAAGCAGCTCCACCCCAACCTCAAGATCGTGGTCTCGCTCGGCGGCTGGACGTACTCGAAGTACTTCTCCGACGTCGCCGCCACCGACGCCGCCCGCAAGAAGTTCGTCTCGTCCTGCATCGACATGTACATCAAGGGCAACCTGCCCGAGTACGGCGGAGCGGGCGGCCCCGGCACCGCGGCAGGCATCTTCGACGGCTTCGACATCGACTGGGAGTGGCCCGGCACCGGCACCGGACACCCCGGCAACCACTACTCGCCGAACGACAAGGGCAACCTCACCCTGCTGCTCGCCGAGTTCCGCAAGCAGCTGGACGCGCTCGGCGGCGGCCACCGCCTCCTCACCGCGTTCACCCCCGCCGACCCGCAGAAGATCGGCGAGGGCTGGGACCTGGGCAAGGTCTTCGACTCCCTCGACGTGGCCAACGTCCAGGGCTACGACTTCCACGGCTCCGGCAGCGACAACTCCTGGGAGCCGAACCGCACCGGCCACCAGGCCAACCTCTACACCGACGACCAGGACCCGTACGACTTCCACTTCAGTGCGGACGCCGCCATCAAGGCGTACACGGACGCGGGCGTCGAGCCCCGCAAGCTGACGCTCGGCATCCCGTTCTACGGCCGCGGCTGGCAGAACGTCACCGATGGCGGGGCGGCAGGCGAATGGCAGCCCGCCACCGGCGCCGCCCCCGGCCAGTTCGCCGAGGAGGCCGGCACCCGGGGCTACTCGAACCTCATCGGCGCATACCCGACGATGACGGTCCACCACGACGAGCAGTCCGTGTCGACATACGGATATACCGGCAACCAGTGGTGGTCCTTCGACGACACCTGGTCCATCGGCAAGAAGGCCGCGTACGTCAAGGACAAGGGGCTGCTGGGCGTCATGGTCTGGGAGATGTCGGGGGACACTCCGCAGGGGACGCTGCTCAACGCGCTCGACACCGGGCTGAAGTAG
- a CDS encoding fibronectin type III domain-containing protein gives MEGTTVQRPHATAALACSAALLLAALTACGSEAEADTGKPTAPHGVTVQASSATSAHVMWEPATDDTAVTGYEVYRQGEKVKSVPAAKVMIDVDGLTASTAYTFTVRARDAAGNLSVPSAAAAVTTPAPTPADHEAPTRPVKLRGKADGGKAATLSWGGSTDDVGVTSYDIYQEGSRIHSVPGTQTTARLTGLRPGTVYTFTVRARDAADTSSSDSDTFDLTTATAPGAPASTAPTDLRITSKAQGKEYAVDLDWKQPETGGKIPAYQLYLDGRLTTTIVWGGEPPAGRASYRLTVGEPRGTRHSMKIRAKLPDGKWGDFSAARTVVLGG, from the coding sequence ATGGAAGGCACCACCGTGCAACGCCCCCACGCAACCGCCGCGTTGGCCTGCTCCGCCGCCCTGCTCCTTGCCGCGCTCACCGCCTGCGGTTCGGAGGCCGAGGCGGACACCGGGAAACCGACCGCACCCCATGGGGTGACCGTTCAGGCGAGTAGTGCCACTTCCGCGCACGTCATGTGGGAGCCCGCCACCGACGACACGGCCGTCACCGGCTATGAGGTCTACCGCCAGGGCGAGAAGGTGAAGTCCGTTCCCGCGGCCAAGGTGATGATCGACGTCGACGGGCTGACCGCCTCGACCGCGTACACGTTCACCGTCCGGGCCCGGGACGCCGCCGGGAACCTCTCCGTGCCGAGCGCCGCCGCGGCCGTCACCACGCCCGCGCCGACCCCCGCCGACCACGAGGCCCCGACCCGGCCGGTGAAACTGCGCGGCAAGGCCGACGGCGGCAAGGCCGCGACCCTGTCCTGGGGCGGCTCCACGGACGACGTCGGCGTCACCTCGTACGACATCTACCAGGAGGGCTCCCGCATCCACAGCGTGCCCGGCACGCAGACCACGGCGCGCCTGACCGGGCTGCGTCCCGGCACCGTCTACACCTTCACGGTCCGCGCCCGCGACGCGGCCGACACCTCGTCGTCCGACAGCGACACCTTCGACCTCACCACCGCGACCGCGCCCGGCGCACCCGCGAGTACCGCCCCCACGGACCTGCGGATCACGAGCAAGGCGCAGGGCAAGGAGTACGCCGTGGACCTGGACTGGAAGCAGCCGGAGACCGGCGGGAAGATTCCCGCCTACCAGCTCTATCTGGACGGCCGGCTCACCACCACGATCGTCTGGGGCGGCGAACCGCCCGCGGGCCGGGCGAGCTACCGGCTTACCGTCGGCGAGCCGCGCGGCACCCGCCACTCGATGAAGATCCGCGCCAAACTCCCCGACGGCAAGTGGGGTGACTTCTCGGCGGCGCGCACGGTCGTGCTCGGCGGCTGA
- a CDS encoding amidohydrolase family protein, translated as MDSDPELPRVTSAGRWLATPGRFFPGFGRDVAEDGLVRAALEEVAASSGWCKVIGDWRADEPALPLTLLTEVVAAVHAAGGKVAVHCQTAEGTRNAVLAGADSLEHGMHLDPALLDRMAAQGTAFIPTLGVFGAKADAMRAREPSVGRDLWLTGWDTMFGNVRAAHEAGVTVLAGTDSFPCGTVAGEASWLMRAGLSAEAALGAASWTARAWLGLPGLVDGAAADLVAYATDPIADPAALGHPGRIILRGRVVR; from the coding sequence GTGGACAGCGATCCGGAACTGCCGCGGGTCACCTCGGCGGGGCGGTGGCTGGCCACGCCCGGCCGGTTCTTCCCCGGATTCGGCCGGGACGTCGCCGAGGACGGCCTGGTGCGGGCGGCACTGGAGGAGGTGGCCGCCTCGTCGGGGTGGTGCAAGGTCATCGGCGACTGGCGCGCGGACGAACCGGCGCTGCCGCTCACGCTGCTGACCGAGGTGGTGGCGGCCGTGCACGCGGCCGGCGGCAAGGTGGCGGTCCATTGCCAGACGGCCGAGGGCACCCGCAACGCGGTGCTGGCGGGCGCCGACAGCCTGGAGCACGGCATGCATCTGGATCCGGCGCTGCTGGACCGGATGGCCGCGCAGGGCACGGCGTTCATACCGACCCTCGGCGTGTTCGGCGCGAAGGCCGACGCGATGCGGGCGCGGGAGCCGAGTGTGGGCCGCGATCTGTGGCTGACCGGCTGGGACACCATGTTCGGCAACGTCCGGGCCGCCCACGAAGCGGGCGTGACGGTGCTGGCCGGCACCGACTCGTTCCCCTGCGGAACCGTCGCGGGCGAGGCCTCCTGGCTGATGCGGGCCGGGCTGTCCGCCGAGGCGGCCCTGGGCGCGGCGTCCTGGACGGCGCGGGCCTGGCTGGGGCTGCCGGGGCTGGTGGACGGGGCTGCGGCCGACCTCGTCGCGTACGCCACCGATCCGATCGCCGATCCGGCGGCACTCGGTCACCCCGGCCGGATCATTCTGCGGGGACGCGTGGTGCGCTGA
- a CDS encoding TIGR03086 family metal-binding protein, with translation MDTKTNSAPLLDLEPAARQIAGTLDAIDDSRLTAPTPCPDVTVGALLAHVEGLAVAFRDAARKELGATTDTAPSVESGVLADGWRSTLPAALDEMVAAWRAPDAWQGMTRAGSVDLPGEVAGMVALNELVLHGWDLARSTGQPYGAEEAHLRNTLALLADLGDAPPAGSPFGPPVPVADDAPLLDRAVARSGRRPDWQPAG, from the coding sequence ATGGACACGAAGACGAACTCCGCGCCCCTCCTCGACCTCGAACCCGCGGCCCGGCAGATCGCCGGGACCCTCGACGCCATCGACGACAGCCGCCTGACCGCGCCCACCCCGTGCCCCGATGTCACGGTGGGCGCCCTGCTCGCCCACGTCGAAGGGCTGGCGGTGGCGTTTCGCGATGCCGCGCGCAAGGAGCTGGGAGCGACGACCGACACGGCACCCTCGGTGGAGTCCGGGGTGCTGGCGGACGGCTGGCGCTCCACGCTGCCCGCGGCACTCGACGAGATGGTGGCGGCCTGGCGCGCCCCCGACGCCTGGCAGGGCATGACCCGGGCGGGCAGCGTGGACCTGCCGGGCGAGGTGGCCGGCATGGTCGCGCTCAACGAGTTGGTGCTGCACGGCTGGGACCTGGCGCGGTCGACCGGGCAGCCGTACGGGGCCGAGGAGGCGCATCTGCGCAACACGCTGGCGCTGCTGGCCGACCTGGGCGACGCCCCGCCGGCCGGCTCCCCGTTCGGCCCGCCGGTCCCGGTCGCGGACGATGCACCTCTGCTGGACCGGGCGGTCGCCCGCAGCGGCCGGCGCCCGGACTGGCAGCCGGCGGGCTGA
- a CDS encoding alpha/beta fold hydrolase gives MDDQSVVDVGDVRLAYRTWGDPFGSPVVLLHGLGDSAASWEAAGSLLGQEWRVYALDLRGHGESDWPDEYDFELMLDDLFGFLDACELDRVGLVGHGMGGVVAHLFAQTHADRVERLVLVETPPPFPGAAGPDVSPDGPVDYDEAVLAAVRNQLADPDPAWEEGLGEIVAPTLMLAGGPASTMPQGRLQDMATLIPDCHLITLGGGHRVHQVHADQVAQQITEFFTS, from the coding sequence ATGGATGATCAGTCTGTTGTGGATGTCGGCGACGTACGTCTGGCGTACCGGACCTGGGGCGACCCGTTCGGCTCGCCCGTCGTGCTGCTGCACGGCCTCGGCGATTCCGCCGCGAGCTGGGAGGCGGCCGGGAGTCTGCTCGGTCAGGAATGGCGGGTGTACGCCCTCGACCTGCGCGGTCACGGCGAGAGCGACTGGCCCGACGAGTACGACTTCGAGCTGATGCTCGACGACCTCTTCGGCTTCCTCGACGCGTGCGAGCTCGACCGGGTCGGCCTGGTCGGCCACGGCATGGGCGGCGTCGTCGCCCATCTGTTCGCGCAGACGCACGCGGACCGGGTGGAGCGGCTGGTGCTGGTGGAGACCCCGCCGCCGTTCCCGGGAGCGGCGGGCCCCGACGTGTCGCCCGACGGGCCGGTCGACTACGACGAGGCCGTGCTCGCGGCCGTACGGAACCAGCTGGCCGACCCCGACCCGGCGTGGGAGGAGGGCCTCGGTGAGATCGTCGCCCCGACGCTCATGCTCGCCGGCGGCCCGGCCAGCACCATGCCGCAGGGGCGGTTGCAGGACATGGCCACGCTGATCCCGGACTGTCATCTGATCACCCTCGGCGGCGGCCACCGCGTGCACCAGGTCCACGCCGATCAGGTGGCCCAGCAGATCACGGAGTTCTTCACCAGCTGA
- a CDS encoding chitosanase has product MKPTPRALVSPLAALVLAVAVLSGCTGAGSGASAGKGAAGAGLDDPAKKDIAMQLVSSAENSTLDWRAQYSYIQDIGDGRGYTAGIIGFCSGTGDMLSVVERYAKARPGNSLERFLPALRAVQGTDAHTGLGRPFTEAWAEAAGDAAFRSAQDTERDRSYFDPAVEQAKKDGLGALGQFIYYDAYVMHGAGDTEGTVGFRTMRREALAEDPSPAQGGDEETYLDDFLDARVAAIRKEPSHTDTSRVETAQRVFVRQGRFDLETPLRWKVYDDSYLIKDPAGS; this is encoded by the coding sequence GTGAAGCCCACCCCGCGTGCCCTGGTCAGCCCCCTCGCCGCTCTCGTCCTGGCCGTCGCCGTGCTGTCCGGCTGTACGGGGGCGGGGTCCGGCGCCTCCGCCGGCAAGGGGGCCGCCGGTGCCGGGCTCGACGATCCGGCGAAGAAGGACATCGCCATGCAGCTGGTCTCCAGCGCGGAGAACTCGACCCTGGACTGGAGGGCCCAGTACTCGTACATCCAGGACATCGGCGACGGACGCGGCTACACGGCGGGCATCATCGGCTTCTGCTCCGGCACCGGCGACATGCTGAGCGTGGTGGAGCGGTACGCGAAGGCCAGGCCGGGGAATTCGCTGGAGCGGTTCCTGCCCGCCCTGCGGGCGGTCCAGGGGACCGACGCGCACACGGGACTCGGCCGTCCGTTCACCGAGGCGTGGGCCGAGGCCGCCGGTGACGCGGCGTTCCGCTCGGCCCAGGACACCGAGCGGGACCGGTCGTACTTCGACCCCGCGGTCGAACAGGCGAAGAAGGACGGGCTGGGCGCGCTGGGCCAGTTCATCTACTACGACGCCTATGTGATGCACGGGGCCGGTGACACGGAGGGCACCGTCGGTTTCCGTACGATGCGCCGCGAGGCGCTCGCCGAGGACCCGTCCCCCGCCCAGGGCGGCGACGAGGAGACATACCTCGACGACTTCCTCGACGCCCGGGTCGCGGCGATCCGCAAGGAGCCCTCGCACACCGACACCAGTCGGGTCGAGACGGCCCAGCGGGTGTTCGTACGCCAGGGCAGGTTCGATCTGGAGACACCTCTGCGGTGGAAGGTGTACGACGACAGCTATCTGATCAAGGATCCGGCCGGCTCGTAA
- a CDS encoding SH3 domain-containing protein yields MMKKILLAAAMLTAGLGLAVSPAAQAAPSAVAAHSVKAAPAQVCTVNDNGVNFRGGPGTDYPVLGQVNRGQNLDARGQEGSWVMGDLWGGPTGVWIHVAYLDC; encoded by the coding sequence ATGATGAAGAAGATTCTGCTGGCCGCGGCCATGCTGACCGCCGGTCTGGGACTGGCCGTATCGCCCGCCGCCCAGGCCGCCCCGAGCGCGGTCGCCGCACACAGCGTCAAGGCAGCGCCGGCCCAGGTCTGCACGGTCAACGACAACGGGGTGAACTTCCGCGGCGGTCCGGGGACGGACTACCCCGTGCTGGGCCAGGTGAACCGGGGCCAGAATCTCGACGCCCGTGGCCAGGAGGGCAGTTGGGTGATGGGTGACCTGTGGGGCGGCCCCACCGGTGTCTGGATCCACGTGGCCTACCTGGACTGCTGA
- a CDS encoding chitosanase, whose amino-acid sequence MHAPHKRTARRNNRSVRVALVALGLTLTAIPATAFAGTDSAPTAVHQQEAAATGLDDPAKKDIAMQLVSSAENSSLDWKAQYGYIEDIDDGRGYTAGIIGFCSGTGDMLDLVELYTERDPGNPLAEYLPALREVDGTDSHEGLDPGFSEAWESAAQDPAFQQAQNDERDRVYFDPAVSRGKSDGLGTLGQFAYYDAIVMHGDGGDSTSFGSIRKRALAKAKPPAQGGDEVTYLNAFLDARVWAMQQEEAHSDTSRVDTAQRVFLNEGNLNLDPPLDWKVYGDSFHIG is encoded by the coding sequence GTGCACGCTCCCCACAAGCGCACCGCACGTCGCAACAACCGATCCGTGCGCGTCGCACTCGTCGCGCTCGGCCTGACCCTCACGGCGATCCCCGCAACGGCCTTCGCCGGCACCGACTCCGCCCCCACGGCGGTTCACCAACAGGAGGCGGCCGCGACCGGGCTCGACGATCCGGCAAAGAAGGACATCGCCATGCAACTGGTCTCCAGCGCGGAGAACTCCTCACTGGACTGGAAGGCGCAGTACGGCTACATCGAGGACATCGACGACGGCCGCGGCTACACGGCGGGCATCATCGGCTTCTGCTCCGGCACCGGCGACATGCTCGACCTCGTGGAGCTCTACACCGAGCGGGATCCGGGCAATCCGCTCGCGGAGTACCTGCCGGCCCTGCGCGAGGTGGACGGCACCGATTCGCACGAGGGCCTCGACCCCGGCTTCAGCGAGGCCTGGGAGTCGGCGGCCCAGGATCCGGCGTTCCAGCAGGCCCAGAACGACGAGCGCGACCGGGTGTACTTCGACCCGGCGGTGAGCCGGGGCAAGAGCGACGGACTGGGCACGCTCGGCCAGTTCGCGTACTACGACGCCATCGTGATGCACGGCGACGGCGGCGACAGCACGAGCTTCGGTTCCATTCGCAAGCGCGCCCTCGCCAAGGCGAAGCCGCCGGCCCAGGGCGGCGACGAGGTCACCTACCTCAACGCCTTCCTGGACGCGCGGGTCTGGGCCATGCAGCAGGAGGAGGCCCACTCGGACACCAGCCGGGTGGACACGGCTCAGCGGGTCTTCCTGAACGAAGGCAATCTGAACCTGGACCCGCCGCTCGACTGGAAGGTGTACGGCGACAGCTTCCACATCGGCTGA